A window of the Haloarcula litorea genome harbors these coding sequences:
- a CDS encoding MFS transporter: protein MAAEPSESGFASVARPLGLVTAWQVVASTCFYALFAGTALLQARLDLSRFLVGVVVTAATLGYTVALFPVGAAVDGVGEKPVMVAGLLALGAGVAGVGLADGLPTLLVAAVFLGAAYATAMPATNRAIVTSVGPALRGRAMGIKQVGVTGGSGVAAVLVVSVAPSVGAWNLGFLVAGGAALVAAAVFAAGYRGAPGDAWRLPDVRGLGANGPYVALSAAGFFLGAALFTTVGYATLYLTDAVGVSVAVAGLAFAAMQVAGSAGRVAAGALADRREAGEARANATVLLGQAALGAALLAALAVPELPRPVALALVVGVGATVLGFTGLYYACLTALVPADEVGAATAGGQTALNAGALLAPPAFGWLADTVSYRAGWLLLAAGVGVGVAFVAVVARRTA from the coding sequence ATGGCGGCCGAACCGTCGGAGAGCGGGTTCGCGAGCGTCGCCCGGCCGCTGGGGCTGGTGACTGCCTGGCAGGTCGTCGCCAGCACCTGCTTCTACGCGCTGTTCGCTGGGACCGCGCTGCTCCAGGCCCGCCTGGACCTCTCGCGCTTTCTCGTCGGCGTCGTCGTCACGGCGGCGACGCTCGGGTACACGGTGGCGCTGTTCCCCGTCGGCGCGGCCGTCGACGGCGTCGGCGAGAAGCCGGTGATGGTCGCGGGCCTCCTCGCGCTGGGCGCGGGCGTCGCGGGCGTCGGCCTCGCCGACGGGCTCCCGACGCTGCTGGTCGCGGCCGTCTTCCTCGGGGCCGCCTACGCGACCGCGATGCCGGCGACCAACCGCGCCATCGTCACCAGCGTCGGACCGGCGCTCCGGGGGCGGGCGATGGGGATCAAGCAGGTGGGCGTCACCGGCGGTAGCGGCGTCGCCGCCGTCCTCGTCGTCAGCGTCGCGCCGTCGGTCGGCGCGTGGAACCTCGGGTTCCTCGTCGCCGGCGGGGCGGCCCTGGTCGCGGCCGCCGTCTTCGCCGCCGGCTACCGCGGCGCGCCCGGCGACGCCTGGCGGCTCCCCGACGTCCGCGGCCTCGGTGCGAACGGCCCGTACGTCGCGCTCTCGGCCGCGGGCTTCTTCCTCGGGGCCGCGCTGTTCACGACGGTCGGCTACGCGACGCTGTACCTGACCGACGCCGTCGGCGTCTCCGTCGCCGTCGCGGGCCTCGCGTTCGCCGCGATGCAGGTCGCCGGCAGCGCGGGCCGCGTCGCCGCCGGCGCGCTGGCCGACCGCCGCGAGGCCGGCGAGGCCCGCGCCAACGCGACGGTCCTGCTCGGACAGGCCGCGCTGGGGGCCGCGCTGCTGGCCGCGCTGGCGGTGCCGGAGCTCCCGCGGCCGGTCGCGCTCGCGCTGGTCGTCGGCGTCGGCGCGACGGTCCTCGGCTTCACGGGCCTCTACTACGCCTGCCTGACGGCGCTGGTCCCGGCCGACGAGGTGGGAGCCGCGACCGCCGGCGGGCAGACCGCGCTCAACGCCGGCGCGCTGCTGGCCCCGCCGGCCTTCGGCTGGCTGGCCGACACCGTCTCCTACCGCGCGGGCTGGCTGCTGCTGGCGGCCGGCGTGGGCGTCGGCGTCGCCTTCGTCGCCGTCGTGGCCCGCCGGACGGCGTGA
- a CDS encoding uroporphyrinogen-III synthase: protein MREEPRLRVAAFRPDDERLAAAVELLESLGADPVPDPMLAVEPTEAVPRTDADYVVLTSKTGVELAAEADWHPGTATVCAIGDATAAALREAGYAVDVVPEEFSSAGLVDALDGDVDGARVEVARSDHGSAVLTDGLDAAGAYVHETVLYRLVRPADSGESAELAADGELDAALFTSSLTVEHFLAAADERGVREAAIEGLSDATVGAIGEPTRETAEEHGIAVTVVPDRADFETLACEVVEAAAPTHRD from the coding sequence ATGCGCGAGGAGCCGCGCCTGCGGGTCGCGGCGTTCCGCCCGGACGACGAGCGCCTCGCGGCCGCCGTCGAACTGCTGGAGTCGCTCGGTGCCGACCCGGTCCCCGATCCGATGCTCGCCGTCGAACCGACCGAGGCCGTCCCCCGGACCGACGCCGACTACGTCGTCCTGACGAGCAAGACCGGCGTCGAACTCGCGGCCGAGGCCGACTGGCACCCCGGGACGGCGACGGTGTGTGCCATCGGGGACGCCACCGCGGCGGCGCTCCGGGAGGCCGGCTACGCCGTCGACGTGGTGCCCGAGGAGTTCTCCTCCGCGGGACTGGTCGACGCGCTCGACGGTGACGTCGACGGCGCTCGCGTCGAGGTGGCCCGCTCGGACCACGGCTCGGCCGTGTTGACCGACGGGCTCGACGCGGCCGGCGCGTACGTCCACGAAACCGTCCTCTATCGGCTGGTCCGGCCCGCAGACAGCGGGGAGTCGGCCGAGCTGGCGGCCGACGGCGAGCTGGACGCGGCGCTTTTCACCTCCTCGCTGACCGTCGAGCACTTCCTGGCGGCGGCCGACGAGCGGGGCGTCCGCGAGGCGGCGATCGAGGGCCTCAGCGACGCGACCGTCGGCGCGATCGGCGAGCCCACCAGGGAGACGGCCGAGGAGCACGGGATCGCGGTCACCGTCGTCCCCGACCGCGCTGACTTCGAGACGCTGGCCTGCGAAGTGGTCGAGGCGGCGGCCCCGACCCACCGCGACTGA
- the cobA gene encoding uroporphyrinogen-III C-methyltransferase — MSDDAVDPDAEGGATGSADAAGKVYLVGSGPGDPDLLTVKARRLLEEADVVLHDKLPGPEILDLIPEAKREDVGKRAGGEWTPQEYTNARLVELAEAGETVVRLKGGDPTVFGRGGEEMVHLAEHGIPFEVVPGITSAIAGPEVAGIPVTHRDHVSSVSFVTGHEDPTKEESAVDWAALAATGGTIVVLMGVGKLPDYTAALRAAGMAPDTPVALVERATWPDQRVATGTLETIVDVRDSEGIEPPAITVIGDVAGQRERVVEFLEGA, encoded by the coding sequence GTGAGCGACGACGCCGTCGATCCCGACGCCGAGGGTGGCGCGACCGGTTCGGCGGACGCGGCCGGTAAGGTGTACCTCGTCGGCTCCGGCCCCGGCGACCCGGACCTGCTGACGGTGAAGGCCCGCCGGCTGCTGGAGGAGGCCGACGTGGTGCTCCACGACAAGCTCCCGGGGCCGGAGATCCTGGACCTGATCCCCGAGGCCAAACGCGAGGACGTGGGCAAGCGGGCAGGCGGCGAGTGGACGCCACAGGAGTACACCAACGCCCGGCTGGTCGAACTCGCCGAGGCGGGCGAGACGGTCGTCCGGCTGAAAGGCGGGGACCCGACCGTCTTCGGCCGCGGCGGCGAGGAGATGGTCCACCTCGCCGAGCACGGGATCCCGTTCGAGGTGGTGCCGGGCATCACGAGCGCCATCGCCGGCCCGGAGGTCGCCGGCATCCCCGTGACCCACCGCGACCACGTCTCCTCGGTCTCGTTCGTCACGGGCCACGAGGACCCGACCAAGGAGGAATCGGCCGTCGACTGGGCGGCGCTGGCGGCCACCGGCGGCACCATCGTCGTCCTGATGGGCGTCGGCAAACTGCCCGACTACACCGCCGCGCTGCGGGCGGCGGGGATGGCCCCCGACACGCCCGTCGCCCTGGTCGAGCGGGCGACCTGGCCCGACCAGCGGGTCGCGACCGGCACCCTGGAGACGATCGTCGACGTGCGGGACAGCGAGGGGATCGAACCGCCCGCGATCACCGTCATCGGCGACGTGGCCGGCCAGCGCGAGCGCGTCGTCGAGTTCCTGGAGGGCGCGTGA
- the hemC gene encoding hydroxymethylbilane synthase, whose amino-acid sequence MTTRGDTLRLATRGSDLALRQAATVRDQLSSRRRTVELEEVETTGDQLRDELIHRLGKTGAFVRSLDEKVLAGELDAAVHSMKDMPTERPDDLVVAGVPERAAATDVLVTPEGTALADLPEGAVVGTSSLRRQAQLLAERSDLQVEPLRGNVDTRVEKLLAPTMQREHQERHEAEQERKEHVDDDEYEFPYDRDVEAWFDGLAELERRALEREPDVEYDAIVLAKAGLDRAGLSHHVETVELDPERFVPAPGQGALAVTVVDGDLAETIHERIDHARTRVETTVERTVLAELGGGCVAPIGVFASLEGGAVRTVVRVLSRDGEEAVEATRDLPVERHVSAAQDLAADLAEEGADDLIAEAKRESGAADDDAATAREEDET is encoded by the coding sequence ATGACCACGCGCGGGGACACGCTACGACTTGCGACGCGGGGGTCGGACCTCGCACTGCGGCAGGCGGCGACGGTCAGGGACCAGCTGTCGAGCCGACGCCGGACCGTCGAACTCGAGGAGGTCGAGACCACCGGCGACCAGCTCCGGGACGAGCTGATCCACCGGCTGGGCAAGACCGGCGCGTTCGTCCGCAGCCTCGACGAGAAGGTGCTCGCGGGGGAACTGGACGCCGCCGTCCACTCGATGAAGGACATGCCGACCGAGCGGCCCGACGACCTCGTCGTCGCCGGCGTCCCCGAGCGCGCGGCCGCGACGGACGTGCTGGTGACGCCCGAGGGGACGGCGCTGGCCGACCTGCCGGAGGGGGCCGTCGTCGGCACCTCCAGCCTCCGCCGACAGGCCCAGCTGCTGGCCGAACGGTCGGACCTGCAGGTCGAGCCCCTCCGGGGGAACGTCGACACCCGCGTGGAGAAGCTGCTCGCGCCGACGATGCAGCGGGAACACCAGGAGCGACACGAGGCCGAACAGGAGCGCAAGGAACACGTCGACGACGACGAGTACGAGTTCCCCTACGACCGGGACGTCGAGGCGTGGTTCGACGGCCTCGCGGAACTGGAGCGGCGGGCGCTGGAGCGCGAGCCCGACGTCGAGTACGACGCCATCGTCCTCGCGAAGGCCGGCCTGGACCGCGCGGGCCTCTCGCACCACGTCGAGACGGTCGAACTCGACCCCGAGCGGTTCGTCCCCGCGCCGGGCCAGGGGGCGCTCGCCGTGACGGTCGTCGACGGCGACCTCGCCGAGACCATCCACGAGCGGATCGACCACGCCCGGACCCGCGTCGAGACGACCGTCGAGCGGACCGTCCTCGCGGAGCTGGGCGGGGGCTGTGTCGCACCCATCGGCGTGTTCGCCTCCCTGGAGGGCGGGGCCGTCCGGACGGTGGTCCGGGTCCTCTCCCGTGACGGCGAGGAGGCCGTCGAGGCGACCCGCGACCTCCCCGTCGAACGCCACGTCTCGGCCGCACAGGACCTCGCGGCCGACCTCGCCGAGGAGGGGGCCGACGACCTCATCGCCGAGGCGAAACGCGAGTCGGGCGCGGCCGACGACGACGCCGCGACCGCCCGCGAGGAGGACGAGACGTGA
- a CDS encoding CDP-2,3-bis-(O-geranylgeranyl)-sn-glycerol synthase, with protein sequence MDLLAVVATGVWAMLPAYVPNNAAVLAGGGRPIDGGRTLGDARLLGDGKTWRGTLAGTLAGTALALALSAVAPAVSDLLGLPLPSFPLPAGVGLALGAMLGDIGASFLKRRSGRERGAAFPGLDQLDFVVGALACAFLFAPGWAGETFTLPVVAAVLVVTPLLHVGTNAIAYALGLKDEPW encoded by the coding sequence ATGGACCTACTCGCGGTCGTCGCGACGGGCGTGTGGGCGATGCTACCCGCGTACGTGCCGAACAACGCAGCGGTGCTGGCCGGCGGCGGTCGGCCCATCGACGGCGGGCGGACCCTCGGCGACGCGCGGCTGCTGGGCGACGGGAAGACGTGGCGCGGGACGCTCGCCGGCACGCTGGCCGGGACGGCGCTGGCGCTGGCGCTCTCGGCGGTCGCGCCGGCCGTCAGCGATCTGCTGGGGCTCCCCTTGCCGTCGTTCCCGCTCCCGGCCGGCGTCGGCCTGGCGCTGGGGGCGATGCTGGGCGACATCGGGGCCTCCTTCCTCAAGCGCCGGAGCGGGCGCGAGCGCGGTGCGGCGTTCCCGGGACTGGACCAGCTGGACTTCGTCGTCGGGGCGCTTGCCTGTGCGTTCCTGTTCGCGCCGGGGTGGGCGGGGGAGACGTTCACGCTCCCGGTCGTCGCCGCGGTGCTGGTGGTGACCCCGCTGTTGCACGTCGGGACCAACGCCATCGCGTACGCGCTCGGGCTGAAAGACGAACCGTGGTGA
- a CDS encoding proline dehydrogenase family protein has product MLPPLASRFVAGESAAEVLEHARRTNERGVGVICNRLGEHYHERGPADADTAAYERLVADIGASDLRACVSVKPSQLGLQVDEGLFRTNLGRVVDAAASHGVFVWIDMEDHTTTDATLDAFEAEARDHAGGVGVCVQSNLRRTADDLERLADVPGKVRLVKGAYDPPADVAYRDKARVNEAYRSDLEFMFREFDDGVAVGSHDPAMLTHAADLHTRYGTDYEVQMLMGVRTDAQYDLAGAVDVWQYAPYGSEWPAYFWRRVMERKENALFALRALAGA; this is encoded by the coding sequence ATGTTGCCGCCACTCGCGAGCCGGTTCGTCGCCGGAGAGTCCGCGGCCGAGGTCCTCGAACACGCCCGACGGACGAACGAGCGCGGCGTCGGGGTCATCTGCAACCGCCTGGGCGAACACTACCACGAGCGCGGCCCCGCCGACGCCGACACGGCGGCCTACGAGCGGCTCGTGGCCGACATCGGGGCCAGCGACCTCCGGGCCTGCGTGTCGGTCAAACCCTCCCAGCTCGGCCTGCAGGTCGACGAGGGGCTGTTCCGGACGAACCTCGGCCGGGTCGTCGACGCCGCGGCGAGCCACGGCGTCTTCGTCTGGATCGACATGGAGGACCACACGACGACGGACGCGACGCTCGACGCCTTCGAGGCGGAGGCCCGCGACCACGCCGGCGGCGTCGGCGTCTGCGTGCAGTCGAACCTCCGGCGGACCGCCGACGACCTCGAACGCCTGGCCGACGTGCCCGGGAAGGTCCGGCTGGTGAAGGGCGCGTACGACCCGCCGGCCGACGTCGCGTATCGGGACAAGGCCCGCGTCAACGAGGCCTACCGATCGGACCTGGAGTTCATGTTCCGGGAGTTCGACGACGGCGTCGCCGTCGGCAGCCACGACCCGGCGATGCTGACCCACGCCGCCGACCTCCACACCCGCTACGGCACCGACTACGAGGTCCAGATGCTGATGGGCGTCCGGACGGACGCCCAGTACGACCTCGCCGGCGCGGTCGACGTCTGGCAGTACGCTCCCTACGGCTCCGAGTGGCCCGCGTACTTCTGGCGACGGGTGATGGAGCGCAAGGAGAACGCGCTGTTCGCGCTCCGGGCGCTCGCCGGTGCCTGA
- a CDS encoding DUF502 domain-containing protein produces the protein MASSSSWKRDFASGLIILLPVIVTLYVIVYLYGIIASAAFFIPAIDAQLLADLLGIPTGDVTARAVEFARVAVALVLFILIVFSVGYLMRTAFGDVVERAIDDVMNYVPGLRVVYNASKMAVETAVSGTEELQKPVKLEVWDGMRMTAFKTGQTTDDGRDVLFLPTAPNITTGFVIEVEPGDYEETDERVEDALTRILSAGFGDTHEGDSPIPMASSDED, from the coding sequence ATGGCCTCGTCCTCGTCGTGGAAGCGTGACTTCGCCAGCGGGCTCATCATCCTCCTGCCGGTCATCGTCACGCTGTACGTCATCGTCTACCTCTACGGCATCATCGCCTCCGCGGCGTTTTTCATCCCCGCCATCGACGCCCAGCTGCTCGCCGACCTGCTGGGGATCCCGACCGGCGACGTCACCGCCCGCGCCGTCGAGTTCGCCCGCGTCGCCGTCGCGCTGGTGCTTTTCATCCTCATCGTCTTCTCTGTCGGCTACCTGATGCGGACGGCCTTCGGCGACGTGGTCGAGCGGGCCATCGACGACGTGATGAACTACGTGCCCGGCCTGCGGGTGGTGTACAACGCCTCGAAGATGGCCGTCGAGACGGCCGTCTCCGGCACCGAGGAGCTCCAAAAGCCCGTGAAACTGGAGGTGTGGGACGGGATGCGGATGACCGCGTTCAAGACCGGGCAGACGACCGACGACGGGCGGGACGTGCTCTTCCTGCCGACCGCGCCGAACATCACCACCGGGTTCGTCATCGAGGTCGAGCCCGGCGACTACGAGGAGACCGACGAGCGCGTCGAGGACGCGCTGACGCGCATCCTCAGCGCCGGCTTCGGCGACACCCACGAGGGCGACAGTCCGATCCCGATGGCGAGCAGCGACGAGGACTAG
- a CDS encoding branched-chain amino acid transaminase, which produces MSDRPEMFEGVDELWLDGEFVDFEDARIHVLTHALHYGTGVFEGVRCYETERGPAIFRWEDHLERFYDSGKVYDIDIPFEPAELTAATEELIRREGLQSCYIRPIAFYGYGPLGLNPSKAPIKTAIGVWPWGAYLGEEALEEGVDVAVSSWRKYSSSQIPTNAKTTGTYVNSVLASLEAKGNGYTEAIVLNKEGNVAEGPGENIFLVRDGEIYTTGLAESILDGITRQTAIELAEERGYEVHDEATISRGELYTADELFFTGTAAEVTPIRSVDDNVIGEGTKGPVTDEIQTAFFDLVESGDREEWFRYV; this is translated from the coding sequence GTGAGCGACCGCCCCGAGATGTTCGAGGGCGTCGACGAACTCTGGCTCGACGGGGAGTTCGTCGACTTCGAGGACGCCCGGATCCACGTGCTGACCCACGCGCTGCACTACGGGACCGGCGTCTTCGAGGGCGTCCGCTGCTACGAGACCGAGCGGGGGCCGGCCATCTTCCGCTGGGAGGACCACCTCGAGCGCTTCTACGACTCCGGGAAGGTCTACGACATCGACATCCCGTTCGAGCCCGCGGAGCTCACCGCGGCCACGGAGGAACTCATCCGTCGCGAGGGCCTGCAGTCGTGTTACATCCGGCCCATCGCCTTCTACGGCTACGGCCCGCTGGGGCTGAACCCCAGCAAGGCACCGATCAAGACCGCCATCGGCGTCTGGCCGTGGGGTGCCTACCTGGGCGAGGAGGCCCTAGAGGAGGGCGTCGACGTCGCCGTCTCCTCGTGGCGCAAGTACTCCTCCAGTCAGATCCCCACGAACGCCAAGACGACCGGGACCTACGTCAACAGCGTCCTCGCGTCGCTGGAGGCGAAGGGCAACGGCTACACGGAGGCGATCGTCCTCAACAAGGAGGGCAACGTCGCCGAGGGACCGGGCGAGAACATCTTCCTCGTCCGGGACGGCGAGATCTACACCACGGGGCTGGCGGAGTCGATCCTCGACGGCATCACCCGTCAGACGGCCATCGAACTCGCCGAGGAGCGCGGCTACGAGGTCCACGACGAGGCGACCATCTCGCGGGGCGAACTGTACACCGCCGACGAGCTGTTCTTCACCGGCACCGCCGCGGAGGTCACGCCGATCCGCAGCGTCGACGACAACGTCATCGGCGAGGGGACCAAGGGCCCCGTCACCGACGAGATCCAGACGGCCTTCTTCGACCTCGTGGAGTCGGGCGACCGCGAGGAGTGGTTCCGCTACGTCTAG
- the ribB gene encoding 3,4-dihydroxy-2-butanone-4-phosphate synthase, with product MSRSEPAVDTETAADAVRAFARGEPVLIHDAADREGETDLVYPAGAVDPDAVARLRNDAGGLVCVALSDGVAGTLDLPFVRETLDHPAAADHDLGYDERSSFSITVNHRDTFTGITDEDRALTIRELAAVAADPDPEAFAERFRAPGHVHLLRAAPDLLADREGHTELGIALAAAADRPPAAVVCEMLDDETGGALPPAAARAYADREGLVYVEGASLLAALR from the coding sequence ATGTCTCGGAGTGAGCCCGCCGTGGACACCGAGACCGCCGCCGACGCGGTGCGGGCGTTCGCCCGCGGCGAACCCGTGTTGATCCACGACGCCGCCGACCGGGAGGGCGAGACGGACCTCGTCTACCCCGCGGGTGCGGTCGACCCCGACGCCGTCGCCCGGCTGCGCAACGACGCCGGCGGCCTGGTCTGTGTGGCCCTCTCCGACGGCGTCGCGGGGACGCTCGACCTCCCGTTCGTCCGGGAGACGCTGGACCACCCGGCGGCGGCCGATCACGACCTGGGCTACGACGAGCGCTCCTCGTTCTCGATCACGGTCAACCACCGCGACACCTTCACCGGCATCACCGACGAGGACCGTGCGCTGACCATCCGCGAACTCGCCGCGGTCGCCGCCGACCCCGACCCCGAGGCGTTCGCCGAGCGGTTCCGCGCGCCCGGCCACGTCCACCTGCTGCGGGCGGCCCCGGACCTGCTGGCCGACCGCGAGGGCCACACGGAACTGGGGATCGCGCTCGCCGCGGCGGCCGACCGGCCACCCGCCGCCGTGGTCTGTGAGATGCTCGACGACGAGACCGGCGGCGCGCTCCCGCCGGCGGCCGCGCGGGCCTACGCCGACCGGGAGGGCCTAGTCTACGTCGAGGGCGCGAGCCTGCTTGCGGCGCTGCGGTAG
- a CDS encoding CTP-dependent riboflavin kinase encodes MAESTGQVVGHDELATLKLLALDGALDGATRVSCAALAERLDASNQTASRRLQRLEDAGLLDRDIVSDGQDVTVTDAGERRLQSEYADYRRIFETDASVHLNGVVTSGMGEGRHYITLPGYMEQFIDKLGYEPFAGTLNLELTEDSVRRRARLGAVEPVTIEGWEDDERTYGPAYCYPASVESGDGEYEPAHVIAPERTHHGEEQLEVIAPEKLRDVLGLADGDEVIVHVSE; translated from the coding sequence ATGGCCGAATCAACGGGACAGGTCGTCGGACACGACGAGCTGGCGACGCTGAAGCTGCTGGCGCTCGACGGCGCGCTGGACGGGGCGACGCGGGTCTCCTGTGCGGCGCTGGCCGAGCGGCTGGACGCGTCGAACCAGACGGCGTCACGGCGGCTCCAGCGGCTGGAGGACGCGGGTCTGCTCGACCGGGACATCGTCAGCGACGGGCAGGACGTCACCGTCACCGACGCGGGCGAGCGCCGCCTCCAGTCGGAGTACGCCGACTACCGCCGCATCTTCGAGACCGACGCCAGCGTCCACCTGAACGGCGTCGTCACCTCGGGGATGGGCGAGGGCCGCCACTACATCACGCTCCCGGGGTACATGGAGCAGTTCATCGACAAGCTGGGGTACGAGCCGTTCGCGGGGACGCTGAACCTCGAGCTCACGGAGGACAGCGTCCGCCGGCGGGCGCGTCTGGGCGCGGTCGAACCGGTCACCATCGAGGGCTGGGAGGACGACGAGCGGACCTACGGGCCGGCGTACTGCTACCCGGCCTCCGTCGAGAGCGGCGACGGCGAGTACGAGCCCGCCCACGTCATCGCGCCCGAGCGGACCCACCACGGCGAGGAGCAGCTGGAGGTCATCGCTCCGGAGAAGCTCCGAGACGTGCTCGGCCTCGCCGACGGCGACGAGGTGATCGTCCATGTCTCGGAGTGA
- a CDS encoding PQQ-binding-like beta-propeller repeat protein has protein sequence MSPSRRQLLRSGALAVPALAGCGAVGDGPSDTATATDEAATDTVTATETATPTDAADPDALSCGPGPLPESGWPLPDGSVGGTNYAPGETGPTEAPDTVWDVRSPDREVAVAFTRPVVADGVVYVAEVARPGASQPTPERQHVAAYDAADGRERWRTAVPGEPSVPRVAGDLVLVVDETTVRALDAADGRERWTRSPRGEPSAVRPTPDGVLVAVDGVNAPDALLALDRTGGTRWRVETPARAASRLSWADGRAHYVTPSGSLVAVATDTGAVAWTRTLQDGEDTAPARVLATPCAAFATVDGTLYAVGRDGDRGWRADASVRRLATDGETVYGVGGRGDVAAFSVGGDRRWTAFHGREDRQYVDGFYDGPVVDGATLYAGSLDGTLRALSTADGSERWTVGDRWSGEPLPVLVDGTLYTAWGDHLAALR, from the coding sequence ATGTCGCCCTCCAGACGCCAGCTCCTCCGCAGCGGAGCCCTCGCCGTCCCCGCGCTCGCCGGGTGCGGGGCCGTCGGCGACGGCCCGAGCGACACGGCGACGGCGACCGACGAGGCGGCCACCGACACGGTGACGGCCACCGAGACGGCGACGCCGACCGACGCCGCCGACCCGGACGCGCTGTCCTGTGGTCCCGGTCCGCTCCCGGAGAGCGGGTGGCCGCTCCCCGACGGGTCTGTCGGCGGGACGAACTACGCGCCCGGAGAGACGGGCCCGACCGAAGCCCCGGACACCGTCTGGGACGTCCGCAGTCCGGACCGGGAGGTGGCCGTCGCGTTCACCCGGCCCGTCGTCGCCGACGGCGTCGTCTACGTCGCCGAGGTGGCCCGCCCGGGCGCGAGCCAGCCGACGCCGGAGCGCCAGCACGTCGCCGCCTACGACGCCGCCGACGGCCGCGAGCGGTGGCGGACGGCCGTCCCGGGCGAACCCTCGGTCCCGCGGGTCGCCGGCGACCTCGTCCTCGTCGTCGACGAGACGACGGTCCGCGCGCTCGACGCCGCCGACGGACGCGAGCGGTGGACGCGGTCGCCGCGGGGCGAGCCCTCGGCCGTCCGGCCGACGCCGGACGGGGTTCTCGTCGCGGTCGACGGCGTGAACGCGCCCGACGCGCTCCTGGCGCTGGACCGGACGGGCGGGACGCGCTGGCGGGTCGAGACGCCGGCCCGGGCGGCGTCGCGGCTCTCGTGGGCGGACGGCCGGGCACACTACGTGACGCCGTCGGGGTCGCTGGTCGCGGTCGCCACGGACACGGGGGCCGTCGCCTGGACCCGGACCCTGCAGGACGGCGAGGACACGGCTCCGGCCCGTGTCCTGGCGACCCCGTGTGCCGCCTTCGCCACTGTCGACGGGACTCTCTACGCGGTGGGGCGCGACGGTGACCGCGGCTGGCGCGCCGACGCCTCGGTCCGGCGACTGGCGACCGACGGCGAGACGGTGTACGGCGTCGGCGGACGGGGCGACGTCGCGGCGTTCTCCGTCGGCGGCGACCGGCGGTGGACGGCGTTCCACGGCCGGGAGGATCGGCAGTACGTCGACGGGTTCTACGACGGCCCGGTCGTCGACGGGGCGACGCTGTACGCCGGGTCGCTGGACGGGACCCTCCGCGCGCTCTCGACGGCGGACGGCAGCGAACGCTGGACGGTCGGGGATCGCTGGTCGGGTGAGCCGCTCCCAGTCTTGGTCGACGGGACGCTCTACACCGCGTGGGGCGACCACCTCGCCGCACTCCGCTGA
- the twy1 gene encoding 4-demethylwyosine synthase TYW1: MSDSESDGPKQVSDPAYHSENHTAAQTCGWTKNAMRGEGKCYKYIFYGIESHRCIQMTPVVKCNERCVFCWRDHAGHAYELGDVEWDDPAAVADASVDLQRTLLSGFGGNDQVPDDVFEQAMEPRHVAISLDGEPTLYPYLPELIEEFHERDITTFLVSNGTNPEVLAECDPTQLYVSVDAADRKTFDETVKAVEGDAWDSLIDTLDVLAGKDDTRTVIRTTLVKGHNMHHPEWYAAMCDRADADFVEMKAYMHVGHSRGRLDRDSMPSHEEVREFTEAVGEYLPHDVCKEVEESHVAMLAEDEETWVPKLQKDSEFWERDALVEY; the protein is encoded by the coding sequence ATGAGCGACAGCGAATCGGACGGACCCAAGCAGGTCTCGGACCCGGCCTACCACAGCGAGAACCACACGGCCGCCCAGACCTGCGGGTGGACGAAGAACGCGATGCGCGGGGAGGGGAAGTGTTACAAGTACATCTTCTACGGCATCGAGTCCCACCGCTGCATCCAGATGACGCCGGTCGTCAAGTGCAACGAGCGGTGTGTCTTCTGCTGGCGGGACCACGCCGGCCACGCCTACGAACTGGGCGACGTCGAGTGGGACGACCCGGCGGCCGTCGCCGACGCCTCCGTCGACCTCCAGCGGACCCTGCTGTCCGGTTTCGGCGGCAACGACCAGGTGCCCGACGACGTCTTCGAGCAGGCGATGGAACCGCGCCACGTCGCCATCTCGCTGGACGGGGAGCCGACCCTCTACCCCTATCTCCCGGAACTCATCGAGGAGTTCCACGAGCGGGACATCACCACGTTCCTCGTCTCGAACGGCACCAACCCCGAGGTGCTCGCGGAGTGTGACCCCACGCAGCTGTACGTCTCCGTCGACGCCGCCGACCGCAAGACGTTTGACGAGACGGTCAAGGCCGTCGAGGGCGACGCCTGGGACTCCCTGATCGACACGCTGGACGTGCTGGCGGGGAAAGACGACACCCGGACCGTCATCCGCACGACGCTCGTGAAGGGGCACAACATGCACCACCCCGAGTGGTACGCGGCGATGTGCGACCGCGCCGACGCCGACTTCGTCGAGATGAAGGCGTACATGCACGTCGGCCACTCGCGGGGGCGGCTGGACCGGGACTCGATGCCCAGCCACGAGGAGGTCCGCGAGTTCACCGAGGCGGTGGGCGAGTACCTGCCACACGACGTGTGCAAGGAGGTCGAGGAGTCCCACGTCGCGATGCTGGCCGAGGACGAGGAGACGTGGGTCCCGAAGCTCCAGAAGGACAGCGAGTTCTGGGAGCGGGACGCGCTGGTGGAGTACTGA